The following are from one region of the Chromobacterium phragmitis genome:
- the lpxC gene encoding UDP-3-O-acyl-N-acetylglucosamine deacetylase, translating into MLQRTLKQAISATGVGLHSGERVKLTLLPAPPDTGIVFRRTDLPEPVDVKAIPSLVNDTRLSSTLVTDTGVRVGTIEHLMSAFAGFGIDNLVVEVTAAEIPIMDGSAAPFLYLLQTAGVVDQPKKKRFIRVKQTVVVEDRGVWVRLDPHDGFKITLSIEFNHPAFNRAPQTVEVDFAQHSYTDEISRARTFGFMHEVEYMRNHGLGRGGSLDNAIVIDDEYVLNPEGLRFPDEFVRHKILDAIGDLYIVGHPLIAAFSGHKSGHAMNNKLLRKLLDTPEAWEFVSFDDPLDAPSSFHQLPPQD; encoded by the coding sequence ATCTTGCAGCGCACGCTGAAGCAAGCGATCAGCGCCACGGGCGTCGGTCTGCATTCCGGCGAGCGGGTGAAACTCACTCTGCTGCCGGCGCCGCCCGATACCGGCATCGTCTTCCGCCGCACCGACTTGCCCGAGCCGGTCGACGTGAAGGCTATACCTTCGCTCGTCAACGACACGCGCCTCTCCTCCACGCTGGTGACGGACACCGGCGTGCGTGTCGGCACGATCGAACACCTGATGTCGGCGTTCGCCGGCTTCGGCATCGACAATCTGGTCGTCGAGGTGACGGCGGCGGAAATCCCCATCATGGATGGCTCCGCCGCGCCGTTTCTTTACCTGTTGCAGACGGCCGGAGTGGTCGACCAGCCCAAGAAAAAGCGTTTCATCCGCGTCAAGCAGACGGTCGTGGTGGAAGACCGCGGCGTGTGGGTCCGGCTGGACCCGCACGACGGCTTCAAGATCACGCTGTCGATCGAGTTCAACCATCCGGCGTTCAATCGCGCGCCGCAGACGGTGGAAGTGGACTTCGCCCAGCATTCCTATACCGACGAGATCAGCCGCGCCCGCACTTTCGGCTTCATGCACGAGGTGGAATACATGCGCAACCACGGCCTGGGCCGAGGCGGCAGCCTGGACAACGCCATCGTGATCGACGACGAATACGTTCTCAATCCGGAAGGCCTGCGCTTTCCGGACGAGTTCGTCCGTCACAAGATACTGGACGCGATCGGCGACCTCTATATCGTCGGCCATCCCTTGATCGCCGCGTTTTCCGGCCACAAGTCCGGCCACGCGATGAACAACAAGCTGCTGCGCAAGCTGCTGGATACGCCGGAGGCCTGGGAGTTCGTCAGCTTCGACGACCCGCTGGACGCGCCGTCCAGTTTCCATCAGCTGCCGCCGCAGGACTGA
- a CDS encoding AEC family transporter: MSISLFAPLLYLLMGLGLGRTSFEIKGRASALLTKLVIPLVIIYNIATHRPGVFAVMAGMMVMMISLLLLSRIKTRDPVHNLCFSYLNIGWLGMPIASTLFGDGAAMVFIAAYVGSSLLGNSVGVGLMAQGSNLKTRMLETLKAPPVWALLVGVGCIPFGPQLEAHARPVYEVLKFLMSFLGMSILGIWLSATRLKMADFSQALKISILRAAAIAALVCLFIMLCRSLDIRLVLENQAALYMMCLLPPAANIIVLETHYMKSGRSASLIACGTCISIAAIGAYVAAVLLL, from the coding sequence ATGTCGATTTCCTTATTTGCCCCACTGTTATACCTGCTAATGGGCCTTGGCCTTGGCCGCACGTCGTTTGAAATAAAGGGGCGCGCCTCCGCATTGCTGACCAAGTTGGTGATTCCTCTAGTGATCATCTACAACATCGCCACCCACCGGCCCGGCGTATTCGCCGTGATGGCGGGGATGATGGTGATGATGATCAGCCTCCTGCTACTCAGTCGAATCAAAACCCGCGACCCGGTGCATAACCTGTGCTTCAGTTACTTGAACATTGGTTGGCTAGGCATGCCAATCGCCAGCACTTTATTTGGCGATGGCGCGGCCATGGTTTTCATCGCCGCTTATGTCGGCAGCTCGCTATTGGGAAATTCTGTGGGTGTCGGATTGATGGCTCAAGGGAGCAATCTGAAAACACGAATGCTGGAAACATTGAAAGCGCCGCCGGTATGGGCGCTATTGGTAGGTGTGGGATGCATTCCGTTTGGGCCGCAACTGGAAGCTCATGCCCGGCCTGTTTATGAAGTGCTAAAATTCCTGATGAGCTTTCTCGGAATGTCCATTCTAGGCATCTGGTTATCCGCCACTCGCCTGAAAATGGCTGATTTCAGCCAAGCGCTGAAAATATCGATTCTACGAGCCGCCGCTATTGCCGCGCTGGTATGTCTGTTTATCATGCTATGCCGAAGCCTGGATATCCGACTGGTGCTGGAAAATCAGGCCGCTCTATATATGATGTGCCTGCTGCCGCCGGCCGCCAACATCATCGTGCTGGAAACCCACTATATGAAGAGCGGGCGATCAGCCAGTCTGATCGCCTGCGGCACCTGCATCAGCATTGCCGCCATCGGCGCCTACGTGGCTGCGGTGCTATTGCTATAA
- a CDS encoding cell division protein FtsQ/DivIB, whose amino-acid sequence MWDNHQLLRGLANLMLGAAALMLLYAGGFWLTHAPVFPVKKIRIQGDMNRVTAEQLKFIAEHELSGTFFTLDIDKTRAAFGKLPWVRDAQVRRRWPDALDITVEEHAALARWGENGLVNTRGERFDAATDAKLPVFYGPAGAEKDMTAMLTQMRQALQPSGLAPRELWLSSRRAWKVVLDNQLQLELGRNDAVARAERFATYWKSELARLPYHIEYVDLRYPNGFAVRMPDYKAPPAKGNK is encoded by the coding sequence ATGTGGGATAACCATCAGCTGCTCAGGGGCCTGGCCAATCTGATGCTGGGCGCCGCGGCGCTGATGCTGCTGTACGCGGGGGGATTCTGGCTGACGCACGCGCCAGTGTTCCCGGTGAAGAAGATACGGATACAGGGCGACATGAACCGGGTGACGGCCGAACAGCTGAAATTCATCGCGGAGCACGAACTGTCCGGCACCTTCTTCACGCTGGATATCGACAAGACGCGAGCCGCCTTCGGCAAGTTGCCGTGGGTGCGCGATGCGCAGGTGAGACGGCGCTGGCCGGACGCGCTGGATATCACCGTGGAGGAGCATGCGGCGCTGGCGCGCTGGGGTGAGAACGGCTTGGTCAATACCCGCGGCGAGCGTTTCGACGCCGCCACCGACGCCAAGCTGCCGGTGTTTTATGGTCCGGCCGGAGCGGAGAAGGACATGACGGCGATGCTGACGCAAATGCGCCAGGCGCTGCAGCCGTCTGGCCTGGCGCCGCGCGAGCTGTGGCTGTCGTCGCGGCGGGCGTGGAAAGTGGTGCTGGACAACCAGTTGCAGTTGGAGCTGGGACGTAATGACGCGGTGGCGAGGGCGGAGCGCTTCGCCACCTACTGGAAGAGCGAGTTGGCGCGGTTGCCGTATCACATCGAATACGTCGACCTGCGCTACCCGAACGGATTCGCCGTGCGGATGCCCGATTACAAGGCGCCGCCGGCCAAGGGAAACAAGTAA
- a CDS encoding FAD/NAD(P)-binding protein: MFDIAIVGVGATGVSLLKQIQDEAYSAGLHKVRVALLSPQAEFARGKAFGDAASIHKVNTPPWMLSISDQEPTGFAQWMAGKGRNGELYPNRLTYSDFLNETYQDVVESGLLDIYEIHEQVEDLLPEGGGYRLMSTRGTLAIAKRVVLCLGSLHGSHFPKFRALPGFIDHHSQFEQVPDGRVLIAGSGLTAIDALRSLQSNQNREIHLFSRHGYAPTCLTASNRYEPRHLTWNNLLRGGEGGVRLDHFIGLLKQERDSLRGGDERDHAMRILRHEGEAAYFEYLMARSAEANLPYQDILVSTRPYMHKLWQAMPVEDRLSFHLNFGAAWAAWRHPIPYEVVGELAAAADEGRLRIHKAASTPVWERGEFVMRTDDEEIIRSTVMIDGTGGSNRLDGIEAPLVRNLLARGLVEAHPCGGIDIHPMTFECRYGGRPTRRLYNLGPLNKGSLFSTNAFWFNARCAGQWARQWIIDVAAEDAAWI, translated from the coding sequence TTGTTTGATATCGCAATAGTCGGCGTGGGTGCGACGGGTGTCAGCCTACTGAAACAAATTCAGGATGAAGCGTACTCTGCGGGACTTCACAAGGTGAGAGTCGCGCTGCTTTCTCCCCAAGCGGAATTTGCCCGTGGCAAGGCGTTTGGCGACGCAGCCTCCATCCACAAGGTGAATACCCCTCCCTGGATGTTGTCCATCTCGGATCAAGAGCCGACAGGATTCGCGCAGTGGATGGCGGGAAAAGGGCGGAACGGGGAGCTCTATCCAAACCGATTGACCTACTCCGATTTTCTCAATGAAACCTACCAGGATGTTGTTGAGTCGGGCTTGCTGGATATCTACGAAATCCATGAGCAGGTCGAGGATCTGCTGCCAGAGGGCGGCGGCTACCGGCTGATGTCGACGAGAGGAACACTGGCGATAGCCAAGCGCGTTGTCTTGTGCTTGGGATCTCTCCACGGTAGCCACTTCCCGAAGTTTCGGGCATTGCCTGGCTTCATTGATCACCACAGCCAATTCGAACAGGTTCCCGACGGCCGCGTGCTGATCGCCGGTTCGGGATTGACGGCGATTGATGCGCTGCGCTCGCTGCAAAGCAACCAGAATCGTGAAATTCATCTGTTCTCGCGCCATGGTTATGCGCCGACTTGCCTGACGGCTAGCAATCGCTATGAACCACGGCACTTGACTTGGAACAATCTGCTGCGCGGAGGAGAGGGCGGGGTTCGCCTTGATCACTTTATCGGGTTGCTCAAGCAGGAGAGGGACAGCTTGCGAGGTGGCGATGAGCGCGATCACGCGATGCGCATTCTGCGGCATGAAGGCGAGGCGGCCTACTTCGAATATTTGATGGCGCGCTCGGCGGAAGCGAATTTGCCTTATCAGGATATCTTGGTATCCACCCGGCCTTATATGCACAAGCTTTGGCAAGCCATGCCCGTGGAGGACCGCTTGTCTTTCCATCTCAATTTCGGCGCGGCCTGGGCTGCTTGGCGTCATCCGATTCCATATGAGGTGGTGGGAGAATTGGCCGCCGCGGCTGACGAAGGCAGGCTGCGCATCCACAAGGCCGCTTCGACGCCTGTATGGGAGAGGGGCGAGTTCGTCATGCGGACCGACGACGAAGAAATCATCCGCTCAACCGTGATGATTGATGGCACCGGCGGTTCTAATCGGCTGGATGGCATTGAGGCGCCTTTGGTGCGAAACCTGCTGGCCCGGGGCCTTGTCGAGGCCCATCCATGCGGCGGCATCGACATCCACCCCATGACTTTCGAATGCCGTTATGGCGGCAGGCCGACCCGCCGTCTTTACAACCTGGGACCGTTGAATAAAGGCAGTCTTTTTTCTACCAACGCTTTTTGGTTCAACGCACGCTGCGCTGGCCAGTGGGCGCGGCAATGGATAATCGACGTCGCTGCCGAGGATGCCGCCTGGATCTGA
- a CDS encoding MFS transporter, whose product MPHARIKTPLFQPLRHSRFRDLCLANFISNIGAWMRIFATGWLLAKQSQDPSAAVLAQTANQAPIFLFALFGGVFADRMDQDRYLMLVNLQMLVAAALLAVAALGDAPSATVIISLTFALGAGAAFKVSAWQASMSSLVQPDEIEAAATLNGLSYNLASIIGPILGGWLFSLTGPAALYLANALSFVGLIVLHWRVLGGDKSSVPSAGASQGSFLDSLVDGVRHSFASPVFRRILGQTLCLFFAISIFQSLLPIYVKNMLVGSEAALGWLMAAFGAGAVSSAFALPQLRYLLKRAHLLGLATAVYGAMLLYFGWAPWLYSLLPAAFVAGFSWAGMVSTMNSRAQAVFPPAMRARALAVYSLVFSGALTVGGLAWGWIATIFGIGFAFKAAGMAMLAISAYGWLRQPAAKEGLQSATAEADN is encoded by the coding sequence ATGCCGCACGCCAGAATCAAAACTCCGCTTTTCCAGCCATTGCGCCATTCCCGCTTCCGGGACCTATGTCTGGCCAACTTCATCTCCAATATCGGCGCATGGATGCGGATATTCGCCACCGGCTGGTTGCTGGCCAAACAGTCCCAGGATCCCAGCGCCGCGGTGCTGGCCCAGACGGCCAATCAGGCGCCGATATTTCTGTTTGCGCTGTTTGGCGGCGTATTCGCAGATCGGATGGACCAGGACCGGTACCTGATGCTGGTGAATCTGCAGATGCTGGTTGCCGCGGCGTTATTGGCTGTGGCTGCACTGGGCGATGCGCCATCGGCGACCGTGATTATATCGTTGACTTTCGCTCTGGGAGCCGGGGCCGCTTTCAAAGTATCGGCTTGGCAGGCGTCAATGTCGTCATTGGTGCAGCCAGACGAAATTGAAGCCGCGGCCACGCTGAATGGGCTCAGCTACAATCTCGCGTCCATCATCGGTCCTATCCTGGGAGGCTGGCTGTTCAGTCTGACCGGTCCCGCCGCATTGTATCTGGCGAACGCGCTCTCTTTCGTCGGCTTGATCGTGTTGCATTGGCGCGTGCTTGGCGGAGACAAGAGCTCCGTTCCATCTGCTGGAGCAAGCCAGGGATCTTTTCTCGATTCCTTGGTCGATGGGGTGCGGCACAGCTTCGCTTCACCTGTTTTCCGTAGAATCCTCGGCCAAACGCTTTGTCTTTTCTTCGCGATTTCCATTTTCCAGTCCCTGCTGCCTATCTACGTCAAGAACATGCTTGTCGGCAGCGAGGCCGCTCTTGGCTGGTTGATGGCGGCTTTTGGCGCCGGCGCAGTCTCCTCAGCCTTTGCATTGCCGCAATTGCGCTATCTGCTGAAGCGTGCGCATCTACTGGGATTGGCCACGGCGGTTTATGGCGCGATGCTGTTGTATTTCGGTTGGGCCCCATGGCTATATTCGTTGCTGCCGGCGGCTTTCGTCGCTGGCTTTTCCTGGGCCGGGATGGTGTCCACGATGAACTCCCGAGCCCAGGCGGTATTTCCCCCAGCCATGCGCGCGCGCGCGCTGGCGGTCTACTCTTTGGTTTTCTCGGGCGCGTTAACGGTAGGCGGTCTCGCTTGGGGATGGATCGCCACGATATTTGGCATCGGCTTCGCCTTCAAGGCTGCGGGCATGGCCATGCTGGCGATTTCCGCGTACGGCTGGTTGCGACAGCCCGCGGCTAAGGAAGGCTTGCAGTCCGCGACCGCCGAGGCGGACAACTGA
- a CDS encoding ATP-grasp domain-containing protein — translation MDLEQAIGVLAPLVSGDAAVKIFCNQEANMEVADRLRERFGLHDHLAGKVEHFRDKLAMKHIIQSAGLRAPVYAELMPDVGAEAYADLRQALRGKFIVKPRASVGSRGVYKIDKPADFERFLSEAAGDDCEYEAEEFIDGDLYEFDLAIQNGEPIYSAVSRYSCPMADLQEGRTLGSIMVGRNEPLHARIVAFGLQCARALGADNGCFHMELFHSVADELVFLEVAARSPGLMTVPAYHSWEGVNLYDIELMIQSGQDASRLGQAAVSHQSRPAFFVVFPKVGGTIRELGKPELDCDIDMDWRVHVGQRVEATTTNIDFAGKAFVRADSEAEVRQAFQHLVGEFIPVSYL, via the coding sequence TTGGATCTGGAACAGGCGATCGGGGTTCTGGCGCCCCTGGTGAGCGGGGATGCCGCCGTCAAAATATTTTGCAACCAAGAAGCGAATATGGAGGTGGCCGACCGCTTGCGCGAGCGCTTTGGCTTGCACGACCACCTTGCGGGAAAGGTGGAGCACTTTCGGGACAAGCTCGCCATGAAGCACATTATTCAAAGCGCTGGTTTAAGGGCTCCGGTATACGCCGAGCTCATGCCGGATGTCGGCGCGGAGGCGTATGCCGATCTGAGACAAGCATTACGAGGCAAATTCATCGTCAAGCCGCGCGCTTCAGTGGGAAGCAGGGGCGTTTACAAGATAGACAAACCCGCCGATTTCGAGCGATTCCTGTCGGAGGCGGCGGGTGATGATTGCGAGTATGAGGCGGAAGAGTTCATTGATGGGGATCTGTACGAGTTCGATCTGGCCATTCAGAACGGGGAACCGATCTACAGCGCAGTCAGCCGTTACAGCTGTCCAATGGCGGACTTGCAGGAAGGGCGCACTCTTGGCTCCATCATGGTGGGACGAAATGAGCCGCTGCATGCGCGCATCGTCGCTTTCGGCTTGCAGTGCGCGCGCGCGTTGGGCGCTGACAATGGCTGTTTTCATATGGAATTGTTCCACTCGGTGGCCGATGAGCTGGTATTCCTGGAAGTCGCGGCTCGTTCACCGGGGTTGATGACCGTGCCTGCCTACCACTCCTGGGAAGGGGTGAATCTGTATGACATAGAGCTGATGATCCAGTCCGGACAGGATGCGTCCCGCCTGGGCCAAGCCGCCGTCAGTCACCAAAGCCGACCCGCATTCTTTGTGGTGTTTCCCAAGGTGGGCGGCACGATCCGTGAACTGGGCAAGCCTGAACTGGATTGCGACATCGACATGGATTGGCGCGTTCATGTCGGACAAAGAGTCGAGGCCACGACCACCAATATCGATTTTGCCGGCAAGGCCTTTGTCCGGGCGGATAGCGAGGCGGAGGTCCGTCAAGCTTTCCAGCACTTGGTAGGCGAATTCATCCCGGTTTCCTACTTGTAA
- a CDS encoding CNP1-like family protein, whose translation MKRIALLPALLALSLGLPALAGNDRINKNINFEEEKPWAEQDYALPDYPQNPDWVEVKPDWLQQNRFFVDATTFSVAGDGVVRFVSRVLTPSGVENLSVEGILCKENQYKAYAFGDSINHRWIEAMRPQWQTINSADKLRREQRSLMCPSNSAPRDAAQAISALRGAR comes from the coding sequence TTGAAACGCATCGCCCTCTTGCCGGCCCTGCTGGCGCTGAGCCTCGGCCTGCCGGCGCTGGCCGGCAACGACCGCATCAACAAGAACATCAACTTCGAGGAAGAAAAGCCGTGGGCCGAGCAGGACTACGCGTTGCCCGACTATCCGCAAAACCCTGACTGGGTCGAGGTCAAGCCTGATTGGCTGCAGCAGAACCGTTTCTTCGTCGACGCGACAACCTTCAGCGTGGCCGGCGACGGCGTAGTCCGCTTCGTCAGCCGGGTGCTGACGCCCAGCGGCGTGGAAAACCTCAGCGTCGAGGGCATTCTGTGCAAGGAAAACCAGTACAAGGCCTATGCCTTCGGCGACAGCATCAACCACCGCTGGATCGAAGCCATGCGGCCGCAGTGGCAGACGATCAACAGCGCCGACAAGCTCAGGCGCGAGCAACGCTCGCTGATGTGCCCGTCCAACAGCGCGCCGCGCGACGCCGCCCAGGCGATATCCGCGCTGCGCGGCGCCCGCTGA
- the ftsZ gene encoding cell division protein FtsZ: protein MSGMVFEVMQETANSAVIKVIGVGGGGCNAIDNMITGNVHGVEFICANTDAQSLQRNSAPQKLQLGTNLTRGLGAGANPEVGRSAALEDRERIAEILRGANMVFVTAGMGGGTGTGAAPVVAEVAKEMGILTVGVVTRPFEHEGKRMKVAQNGIEDLKKHVDSLIVIPNEKLMEVLGEDVTMREAFRAADDVLKGAVAGIAEVITCPGLINVDFADVRTVMGEMGLAMMGSAYASGIDRARVAAEQAVASPLLDNITLEGARGVLVNISTAPGCLKMSEYREIMGIIRQYADEDAQIKFGTAEVEDMPEDTIRVTLIATGLGQKKAARHEDRPEYIKIVKTGTDDRAVDVMNYEDLDAPAIMRTGRRRANPSLDFSNPEVSESYDIPAFLRKQAD from the coding sequence ATGAGCGGAATGGTATTCGAAGTGATGCAGGAAACGGCCAACTCGGCCGTCATCAAGGTGATCGGCGTGGGCGGCGGCGGCTGCAACGCCATCGACAACATGATCACCGGCAACGTGCACGGCGTGGAGTTCATCTGCGCCAACACCGACGCCCAGTCGCTGCAGCGCAATAGCGCGCCGCAGAAACTGCAGCTGGGCACCAACCTGACGCGCGGCTTGGGCGCCGGCGCCAATCCGGAAGTGGGCCGCAGCGCGGCGCTGGAAGATCGCGAACGCATCGCGGAAATCCTGCGCGGCGCCAATATGGTGTTCGTCACCGCCGGCATGGGCGGCGGTACGGGTACAGGGGCTGCGCCCGTTGTGGCCGAAGTGGCCAAGGAAATGGGCATTCTGACCGTAGGCGTGGTCACCCGTCCTTTCGAACACGAAGGCAAGCGCATGAAAGTGGCGCAGAACGGCATTGAGGATCTGAAGAAGCATGTCGATTCGCTGATCGTCATCCCCAACGAAAAGCTGATGGAAGTGCTGGGCGAGGACGTGACCATGCGCGAAGCCTTCCGCGCCGCCGACGACGTGCTGAAGGGCGCCGTGGCCGGCATCGCCGAGGTGATCACCTGCCCCGGCCTGATCAACGTCGACTTCGCCGACGTGCGCACCGTGATGGGCGAGATGGGCCTGGCGATGATGGGCTCCGCCTACGCTTCCGGCATCGACCGCGCCCGCGTGGCCGCGGAACAGGCCGTGGCCAGCCCGCTGCTGGACAACATCACGCTGGAAGGCGCGCGCGGCGTGCTGGTGAACATTTCCACCGCCCCGGGCTGCCTGAAAATGAGCGAGTACCGCGAGATCATGGGCATTATCCGCCAGTACGCGGACGAGGATGCGCAGATCAAGTTCGGCACCGCCGAAGTGGAAGACATGCCGGAAGACACCATCCGGGTGACCTTGATCGCCACCGGCCTGGGCCAGAAAAAGGCGGCGCGCCACGAGGATCGACCGGAATACATCAAGATCGTCAAAACCGGCACCGACGACCGCGCGGTGGACGTGATGAACTACGAGGACCTGGACGCGCCGGCCATCATGCGCACCGGACGCCGCCGCGCCAACCCGTCGCTGGACTTTTCCAATCCGGAAGTCAGCGAGAGCTACGACATCCCGGCCTTCCTGCGCAAGCAGGCGGACTGA
- the ftsA gene encoding cell division protein FtsA: MSKPKESKNMLVGLDIGTSKIVAIVAEVLEDGQLNIVGMGHTPSRGLKRGMVVNIESTVQAIQRALEEAELMADCKIHEVFVGIAGSHIKSVNSHGMVAIKDREVTKMDIDRVIETARAVTIPPDHQVLHILTQEYSIDGQEGVREPLGMSGVRLEAKVHIVTGAVSAAQNVTKCVRRCGLEVSDLVLQPMASAIAVLSEDEKDLGVCLIDIGGGTTDIAVYVGGAIRHTAVIPIAGDQITNDIAMALRTPTKEAEDIKIQHGVALVGMADPAQMIEVPGVGERGPRQMSRATLAEVVEPRVEELFQLVQQELRRSGFEEMLSSGMVLTGGASLMPGMVELAEEVFHLPVRVGVPKYVGGLAEVVKTPRFSTGVGLLLYGKDQIQGYAGPVKSESAGVGQMFSRMKAWFGSNF; encoded by the coding sequence GTGAGCAAACCCAAGGAAAGCAAGAACATGCTGGTCGGCCTGGACATCGGCACCTCCAAGATCGTGGCGATCGTGGCCGAGGTGCTGGAAGACGGCCAGCTCAATATCGTCGGCATGGGCCACACCCCGTCGCGCGGCCTGAAGCGCGGCATGGTGGTCAATATCGAATCCACCGTGCAGGCGATCCAGCGCGCGCTGGAAGAGGCCGAGCTGATGGCCGACTGCAAGATTCACGAAGTGTTTGTCGGCATCGCCGGCAGCCACATCAAGAGCGTGAACTCGCATGGCATGGTGGCGATCAAGGACCGTGAAGTCACCAAGATGGACATCGATCGCGTGATCGAGACCGCGCGCGCGGTGACCATCCCGCCGGATCACCAGGTGCTGCACATCCTGACCCAGGAATACAGCATCGACGGCCAGGAAGGCGTGCGCGAGCCCTTGGGCATGAGCGGCGTGAGGCTGGAAGCCAAGGTGCACATCGTCACCGGCGCGGTGTCTGCCGCCCAGAACGTGACCAAGTGCGTGCGCCGCTGCGGCCTGGAGGTGTCCGACCTGGTGCTGCAGCCGATGGCGTCGGCCATCGCCGTGCTGTCCGAGGACGAAAAAGACCTGGGCGTGTGCCTGATCGACATCGGCGGCGGCACCACCGACATCGCCGTCTACGTGGGCGGCGCCATCCGCCACACCGCGGTGATCCCGATCGCCGGCGACCAGATCACCAACGACATCGCCATGGCGCTGCGCACCCCGACCAAGGAGGCCGAGGACATCAAGATCCAGCACGGCGTGGCGCTGGTGGGCATGGCCGACCCGGCGCAGATGATAGAAGTGCCGGGCGTCGGCGAGCGCGGTCCGCGCCAGATGTCGCGCGCCACGCTGGCCGAAGTGGTCGAGCCGCGCGTTGAAGAATTGTTCCAGCTGGTGCAGCAGGAGCTGCGCCGCAGCGGCTTCGAGGAAATGTTGTCGTCGGGCATGGTGCTGACCGGCGGCGCCAGCCTGATGCCGGGCATGGTGGAGTTGGCCGAAGAGGTGTTCCATCTGCCGGTGCGCGTCGGCGTGCCCAAGTACGTCGGCGGCCTGGCGGAAGTGGTGAAGACGCCGCGCTTCTCCACCGGCGTGGGTCTGCTGTTGTATGGCAAGGATCAGATTCAGGGCTATGCCGGCCCGGTGAAGTCGGAATCGGCTGGCGTGGGCCAGATGTTCTCGCGCATGAAGGCGTGGTTCGGCAGCAATTTCTAA
- a CDS encoding arylamine N-acetyltransferase family protein — MFFNLICRAEMHRHHPLRPHLAERVLERLGFSAPPAVDPEGLALVYRQWCRHIPFDNILKRIQTASSSHRPLPGAEPDDFFETWLQVGTGGTCWAGNGALCSLLQALGFPAALGISMMVPSSLAEPAPDMPKHGTVAVVFDSAPPLIVDPTMLHGQPIPLGLSNRPDPLWGGHNRLVAGQWHLDWKPLSRPRVYCRIERLDATSADFAYWHEYSRDLSRFNQGVIIRLARPDRIDGIVKGNRVSRGLNGVETSRPLSRQELLGSLVEEFGISEALAAQLPPDELDAAV; from the coding sequence ATGTTCTTCAATCTGATTTGTAGAGCCGAAATGCATCGACATCATCCGCTTCGCCCGCACCTGGCCGAACGTGTTTTGGAACGGCTGGGATTCAGCGCGCCCCCAGCCGTTGATCCAGAGGGGCTAGCTTTGGTTTACCGGCAATGGTGTCGCCATATCCCGTTCGACAACATCCTCAAGCGCATACAAACCGCATCTTCCAGCCATCGCCCGCTTCCGGGAGCCGAGCCTGATGATTTCTTCGAAACCTGGCTGCAGGTTGGCACGGGCGGGACTTGCTGGGCCGGGAACGGCGCGTTGTGTTCCTTGTTGCAGGCATTGGGCTTTCCGGCGGCCCTGGGCATTTCGATGATGGTGCCGTCGTCTTTGGCCGAGCCTGCTCCGGATATGCCCAAGCATGGCACGGTGGCGGTGGTTTTTGACTCGGCGCCGCCGTTGATCGTTGATCCGACCATGCTGCACGGCCAACCGATTCCGCTGGGCCTATCGAATCGGCCGGATCCTCTGTGGGGAGGGCATAATCGGCTGGTGGCGGGGCAATGGCATCTGGACTGGAAGCCTTTGAGCCGGCCCAGGGTGTATTGCCGTATCGAGCGTTTGGATGCCACTTCCGCTGATTTCGCTTATTGGCACGAGTACAGCCGTGACTTGAGCCGTTTCAATCAAGGCGTGATCATTCGCCTGGCGCGGCCGGACAGGATCGACGGCATTGTTAAAGGAAACCGTGTTTCGCGCGGCCTCAATGGCGTTGAGACGTCACGACCGCTGTCGAGGCAGGAGCTGCTGGGCAGCTTGGTGGAGGAGTTTGGCATCTCGGAGGCGCTAGCCGCGCAGTTGCCACCCGATGAATTGGATGCGGCGGTCTGA
- the moaC gene encoding cyclic pyranopterin monophosphate synthase MoaC has translation MTRLTHFDDAGQAHMVDVGAKEATARRAVAEGFIHMLPATYALVRSGGHKKGDVLGIARVAAIMAAKKTWDLIPLCHPIALTRLAVDFTLQDSESAVRIEVTAECQGQTGVEMEALTAVNIGLLTIYDMCKAVDRGMEITGVRLLEKDGGKSGGWRAGS, from the coding sequence ATGACGCGACTCACCCATTTCGACGACGCCGGCCAGGCCCATATGGTGGACGTCGGCGCCAAGGAGGCGACCGCCCGCCGCGCGGTCGCCGAGGGTTTTATCCACATGTTGCCGGCTACCTACGCGTTGGTGAGGAGCGGTGGACACAAGAAGGGCGACGTGCTGGGCATCGCCCGCGTCGCCGCCATCATGGCCGCCAAGAAAACCTGGGATCTGATCCCGCTATGCCACCCGATCGCGCTGACGCGGCTGGCGGTGGATTTCACGCTGCAGGACAGCGAATCGGCGGTGCGGATAGAGGTGACGGCGGAATGCCAGGGGCAGACCGGCGTCGAGATGGAGGCGCTGACTGCAGTCAATATCGGCCTGCTGACCATCTACGACATGTGCAAGGCGGTGGATCGCGGCATGGAGATCACCGGTGTGCGGCTGCTGGAGAAGGACGGCGGCAAGAGCGGCGGCTGGCGGGCCGGGAGTTAG